A stretch of DNA from Equus caballus isolate H_3958 breed thoroughbred chromosome 13, TB-T2T, whole genome shotgun sequence:
ggaggcggGCTAGCGTGCAGGTCAGAGCACAGGGCCTGCAGCTGTGCTGTGGGGGCTCACTGCTGCTCACTGTGCCTGGTGGTGTAATAGTGGGGGAGTCAgacccctctctgcctcctggcctctTCCTCTGAACCAGGGGGAGGATGCTGGTGCCTGCCTGGGACGCCATTGGCAGGATCGCTGACTGCTGAGTGACTGTGAGTGAAAAGCGCTCACACAGGGCCTCTCCAGGGTTGAGTGCTCAGTGTGAACCGCTGCTCTCCCCTGGTTGTGGTTATTCTGCACTGTGGCCCCCTGGGGCCCAGCGCACAGGGCCTGGCCGGTGAGTGTTCAGTACACGTTTGGCTGTCAATCAAGGGAGACAGGAATAGAGACAGACCTGACTCATGTGTGAGGACCTGCAGGGACAGAGGCTTGGCAGGGGGAAGCTGGGACGAGGTGGAGGCATTAGGCTGGGATGGTGCATGCAGTGGGAGCTCGCGGCAGGTTCTGAGCACACCAGCAGTGTGCCGAAGGTGCTGAGTGGGGAACGGTGACTGGGCGGCAGGAGCGTGAAGGGGGAAACAGTTGGGGGCTGCGAGCGGAGACAGGAAGACCACAGCGGGCGCAGAGACCATCTCCCGGGCCCTTCTGCCTCACAGCACCCTCTGTGTCTGAAtattccaggaagaaagaaaccACACAGCGCTGGCATTCACCCAAGAGGGCCGGGGCCTTTGCCCGAGTCTGGGTTTGCTGTCATGTGTTCAGGTTGATGGAGGATTGAAACAAGCTACACTTTTTTGATGAAGATCCCctcttttctctgcctgtttATTTCTAGGCAATGCTACTGTAGAGAAGTTGGAGGACTTCATCAACAACATTAACAGTGTCTTGGAGTCCTTGTATATTGAGATAAAGAAAGGAGTCACAGAAGATGACGGGAGACCTATTTATGCACTGGTAAGTGCAAGATAGAGCCCTCCAGTGGCATTTGTGAGGAACTGGGACTGACACAACCTGCCCAGTGCCCTCTTTTATGGAGAAAGAAGGTGCACCCTGCCTCAGCGAGGGCTCTAAGACAGGGAGAAAGACCCTGGGCCTGGCCCACCTCCCTGAGCCGGCCCCTTTCCACGCGGGCTGGCTCGGGGTCCCCAGAACCTGCGCCCAGGCTCTCCACCTCAGTGCTTGCTTCACCGCCCCACATGAAGCCCCTGCCCAAGACGCGGCACCGTGCCTTTGGCTCTATTTTGTTTGTTGACAGTTCTCTACAAGAAGTCACCCCAAATGGATGGAATATTAGgattaaagggagaaaatgctTTTTCATTTGGAACAAGACATAGAAGCTATGAAAAGAAAAGTATGTGGGGGCACTAAGGACTGAGACCTATTTGGGGCCTCCTGTTGTTTTCCGACTTCCCTCCTAGCTAGGCAACAAGAGAAATATAGGTGGGGAGAAGCTGGCCGGCTCCCCACCCTTGGCTAGGGATCCGCCTTAGTCCATCAGAGGAGGTCAGGCTCTGCCTAGCCAGGCCCACACAGAGAGGGCCCTAGCCCAGGGTTTCCCAAACTCTCTTCCTGCGAAGAAAGGGATATGGAGTCAAATCACTGTGGAAACGCTGGGTTAAACAGGTAGATCAGATGTCTTTACTGCCAGACTTCTCAGTGCCTTTTGCATTTGAAGCTCCATTAGCATGCAGACAAGTCTCCCAAATTCATCTCAGTTTGGAAAATACTGCACAGCCTTTGGAATTCTGAAGTCTCTGAGAGTCAGACAAGTTGAGTGAGCTAAAGATTTCAGTCTATAGTATAAGACTGGTTACAGATCCATCCCCGTGGCCACAGTGCTGGAGCACAGGTGCTGAGTGAgcgctgaggggagggagggagagctgacAAGTGAATGAACTGACAAGCCACGGGCCCGCCTGACTGTCCTGCTGACTTATTTTTCAGGTGAATCTTGCAACGACTTCAGTTTCCAAAATGGCCTCAGATTTTGCAGAGAATGAACTGGATCTGTTTAGAAAAGCTGTAAGTACAGCACCTCCCATTGGCCAGGCTTCTATGGAAACTTCTTTCTTCATCATTAGAAATGGAAACTGCAGTCTTAGAGTGTCACCACTGCTGCCCGAGAAAGCCCTTTGCAGAGGATGTCACTGGGTGCCTCACCCAGGTTCACAGCCGCCCGGTGATTGCTGGGGAAGTTGCCATGGCTACCTGGGAAAGGAGGGCTGATCCCAGTTTGAACCCTAACTGGTTGAGCAGCAGGAGGCCTCACGCGTGTGCAGTGTAGGTGTTTTACAAGTATTACTCTGAGGTGTGGTGCAGACTGGCAACAGCAGCAGTGTTGCATGAGAGCTTTCTAGAAGGGCCGAATCCCAGGCCCCATTCAGACTGTTGGATCTGAGTCTGCAGTTTAACAGGTGCCCACTAAACCTCTGCATGGGCTACCTGGTTTCCAGAGCTGTTTGCTCAGCTCTCTTGTCACTCTCCTGGCTGAGCACCTGGCTAAGACAGTCGCTCTCAGCCTTGGATGTACGGTACAATAACCAGGAAGGTAAAAATAATTCAGACGTTCCAGCCTCACTCCAGGGCTGTCGAATTCTAGTCTCTGAGGACGAAGTCCTAGGGTCATTCCCTTCTAAGTCTCCTCTGGGGCTGATTAGCAGCCAAGGTTGAGAGCCAGGCTCTGAGACACCAGCCACGCACCTTTGTGTGCAGGAAGCCTGTCTTCCCAGGGGCTCTGCCTCGCTGTGGGCAGATGTGTTGGGAGAGGTCACCTGGCAGCCTTTCCTGGCCCTCCTCCACAGTGCCTCTGTGGCTCCTGAGCTTGCTTTCCTCCTGGCCTGCCCTGGCTCTGCTCTTCTGCCCTTCCAGGCTCCAGCCTGCCGCTCAGGCCAGCCGTCATTGCTTGCCCACCTTTGAGTAGGAGAGTGCtgcctcatttattcattcattcatttcacagcTTCTCCATCTTCAGGGAGGTGGGGGCACAAGAGGTGAGGTGACTTCTTAATTTGGGGGCATTAAGATCATTCATTTGGGATGATGTTACAGGAGTGACTTTTGAGTCAAAACTGAACCTGTTTATGGCTTTTGATGCAAATTATGAAATTGTTTTCCTGAAGGATTGTACCCAGTGTGCAGTTCTGCCTGTGATAGGAGTTTTACTGCACCCCTACCAGAATTGGTATTAGTGCTTAAAAGTTGTTTTTGCCAATTTGATAGATGAACGTGGTACCTGCTGTTTCTTCCAGTTGGAACTGATTATTGACTCAGAAACTGGCTTCGCAtcttccacaaatattttgaACCTGGTCGATCAACTTAAAGGcaagaagatgaggaagaaggaggcTGAACAAGTGCTGCAGAAGTTTGTGCAGCACAAATGGCTGGTCGAGGTACTTGTCCTAGGATTTCCCCTGCTTGGCTCACTTATTAGAATGAATAACAGTTTTTCCTCCAAAACCATATTGTATCCAACTGATGTCTGTTGAGCGAGTCCCTTATCTACTTTGATGCCACAGTGGCACTGTGAGGGCCTGGGAACCTTCTGTTCACTCACTCCCTTGATCTGTCCAGGGAGCCATAGCCGGAAGTGGAGAACCAGTAGTCGCACCCAGGTTTGTGGGCTGCAGGATTCAAGcctgtggtccacagaccacaagGCAGTGTAGTACAGTGATTAAGAGCGCAGCcctggggggccggcccgtgcccgagtggttaagttcgtgcgctccactgcggcgacccagggtttcactggttcggatcctgggtacggacatggcaccactcgtcaggccatgctgaggcggtgtcccacttgccacaactagaaggatccacaactaaaatatacaactatgtactcgggggatttgggcagcaaaagcagaaagaaaaaaaaagagcgcAGCCTGACTCGCAGTGCAGGTGGCCTCACGGTCCTCCTCTGTAAGAGGGAAGTAAAGTATCCACCTCACGGGGTACAGCTGTGAGAGTGGGGGCGAGGCGGTGTCTGTGAGGTGCCGAGTGCTGGGTGCCCAGAGGAATTGCTGTCCTTCTCGTGGTGCTTATTGTCAGCATCCGTATCATGCAGCTCCTCTCCTGTAGATGGCGGccctggaggagcagagaggaagggtaGAGCAGCGTTTGGAGAGGAGCTGTGGGAATCTGTGCAAGGCCCGGATTGCAGGCTCGGGTGTCTAGTTCTACTGATTAGAGCAGAACAGATGTTGCAGTTCTTTTTCCACGAAAGGCACCACTGTTTCCCAGAACCCTGAGCCAAGCGGGCTCAGCTCGTCCCAGTTTACCACAGCTCTGCCCCTCCGGGTTCCTGTGTTCGTGCAGGACGTGCTCAGATCTaccctccacttcctcacctcgTGGTCAGATGCATGGCCAGAGGCTGCTACTTGTGGCTGACGTGGTGCTTCACTTCCTTTTTAGGGAGCACTTGCCTCTGGGAGTCAGAGTTACTGATCTCTATGGGAGTGGGCTGTCTCTGGGAGTCAGACCGGAAATATCCACTTCCTGAGGTCATTTCCTGATGGAGGGAAATGGCTGGAGAGGTCATGGGGTGCGGGCAgccggggtggggaggagagggtggggggtggggcaggatgcTCCTAGTGAGCACCAGGATCTCTGGGGACATTCGTGCCCATCATGTCCACGGGTCCTCCCAGCCAACGGAGAGCCCCTTAGCTCTGCGTTTGAGCTGAACAGACTGCAGCACCGTGGGCTGGGTGATGTCCCATACCCGGCACATGGCAGAGCCGCACGCAGGCCCCAGTTCGGGTGAGTGCAGCTCCCCATCAGTTGCTCTGTCACAGTTGTTCTTCCTCTGGGGCGGATTTGGCAACATGGAACGTTCACGGGCAGCTCAGGTTATAACTGACCACACTCTTTCCTCAAGCCAAGCTTTTTAAGGGCAGAGGCTCCAACTTCTTCATCGTTGTACCTTGTCCCACCTGGAGGCACTCGATAAATGCTTGCCGAACGGATGACTGGGCAGATAGATGAAGTTCCAGAGGAACAGAATTTATTTAAAGCTTACCAAAAAATGATAGAGGAAGTACTTGCTCCTCATAGGAAGGGTAGAAAGCACCCATATTCATAAAGAAACATGTTGAAGCCAGCTGTTAGCCACCCCCTAGAGCTGACTGCTCTGCCACTCCAGGACACTGTCGCCCCGCAATTTGGGACCTGAGGGTTATCGTCCGTGTCTAGCGCTTACTGGCGTTGTCACGTGATGGCTGCAGGGTTGTGCACCGACTTTATCATTAGACTTTCCTTTGCCCCAGAGAAGCTGGGCCGCTGAGAGGAAGCAACACGCCTCTGAAGACTGTTGGGCTGAGCTTCGGGGCCAGGCTCCTGTCCTCTCTGCTTTTTCCtcagtaaaatggagatgctGGTGCCGCCTACTTCAGGGGCAGCTGAGCTCTAGCGAGACAGGCTCTGTGGGCTGCCAAGTGAGCGAGCACTGCAGAAATGAGCATGCCGGTCTCCCAAAGCTCTGGCACCCTTGCGGCCCTTGTGGGAGTCCTCTTATTGACTGACCCTTTCAGGCCTCACGGGGACAAAGGACCAAAGCTGGTGGGGAGTGAGACACCTCCATGTTCCTTCTCTGGCCTGGCCGCTGCCACAACCCCCGGTGTGTGGCTGCTTGTCTCTGTGTTCCCATGTGAAGAATGAGGATATTGAGTGCCCTCAGGTGTTTTGTCTTGAGTCCAATGCTTTCTGAACGGGTCAGCCTGGTGAGCTTGCTGGGAGTTCTGTGGCACTTTGGAGGAATAGCTGAGGGCCTTGGGGTGAGTGCTGGCTGGCCCCCTGACCAGCCTTCTTGGGGGCAGCACCTTGATCAGAAGGACCATGTCTGAGTCTGCTCCTTGGCCTCTCAGAAATGGGATTTTCCACAGAGACCATGCCATGTGGACATATCGCCCCAACAGCACTTTATTCATTAGGATGATGGGAGACTCTCTCACTGCCTGGAGAGCCCTGCTGCTGTGTCCTCTGCAAGACTCCGTCCTGGCACGGAGGGCTGAGACGTCTGCAGGATCTGCCAGAAGGCCCTGGAGTGGAGGGCGGCCGGGGTCAGTGGGGGAAGGCCCCAAGGTGGAGGCGGCCTCAGAGAAAGCGTGATCCTCAGAGCTCGGGCACTGGGCACAGTTTTAggcatatagtagatgcttaGTTAATGCAGCTTGAGCCTCACTCTGAACTTGAACTTGTTCACTGGGGCCTGGGGATCCATGCGAGGTCTACTTAATCTTCCCTCAGATGTTTCCAGGCTTTCCAAGTGCTGGGCCCACATCAGGTACTGGGGACACAAGAGTGAGGAAAACAGACCTGGTCGTTGTTCTCATGGGCTCATGGTCTGGTGACGGAGCCAGAGATGAGTCAAACATCCCACTGAAGTAGAATTACAGGCAGAAAGGAAATGTGATTCTGTAACAACTGAAACAAGGGAACCTGCCCTCAACTGAGGAGGCGACATTCAAGCTGAAGGCTGTGTAGGAGGCAACTGGAATTGAGTGGGGAAGATTAtccaagggagagggagaagcctgtgcaaaggccctgtgccCAGAGGGACATGATGTGCTTGAGGAGTTAAGGCCAGGGCGCTCTGAGCACAAGGAGAGTGGACAGGTGAGCCTGGGAGGCAGGTGCATGAGGGACTCGGTCCTCAGCCTGTGAATGGTGGGAAGCCCTGAGAGGGCAGGCAGGGTGATGGGGCCAAGCCTTGCAGAGGCCAGGTTGCTGCAGGCTGCAGAGGGGCAAACGTGGGCCAGAGTGCAGCTGGGAGGGCTGAGTTGGGGTGGGTGGTGGCTGTGGAGATGGAGCATCATTATGGATTTGGGAGCTGGGAGAAGGTAACAGCCACAGGACCGAGGACAGCCGGGGCGCCTCGTGCAGCAGCCTCTACCCACTTCTAGACTCCAAGAGCTGCCTCCCGCCTGCCTCCCCTGCTCCCTGCAGTCAGCTCTCCTGGCTCTGACTCAGCTCTCCCTAGGGGTGGTCAGTGGCCACCAGCCCTGCCATTGGTGGTCCAGAATGAGTGCACTTTCCTGGCTTGGTGACACGAACATTGTCCTCTCAACACTCCCtgtggggctggaggcaggaacaAGGTGGGAGGGGCTGTGTAACTGTCAGAAATGAGACAGCTGTGGCTTGTAAGAATTCGATGGAAGATAACAGAAAAGTGAAGGAGCACATGGGGAGACTCGGCAGGCTGCAGTCTTCAGGGGCGCTGTCTCCTAGCAGGACCCCTTCCCCCTCCTGGCATGGTGATGGTAACAGAGATGCTAATGGGCTCACATCCTAATTAGGCAGTTGACTGCGATGAATCACAGTGAATGCCCGTGACGCTGCCCTTCCGTGACGCTGCCCTTCCGTGCTGGGTCTCCCTCGCCCTGCCTCTTTCCCGTAACTTGGCAATACACTCAGTGCCTGCATCCGAGCTGTTTATGCACTTCCTGGCTTTCCCAGGGTTTTCAGGTCCCACGTAGACAGTGTGGACTGTGCTCAGACGTGGGAACCAGGAGGCCCCACTACCCACGCCACCATGGTGTTTTTTGGGGCCTGTCCCTGCCTTCTCTGGCTTGTCTCCAGCTGGAAAGCGATTTCACCGGAAGTGATCTTGGGTGGTCCTTGagggggctccaggcaggagtGCTGGAGGCCCTTGATATGCTGCTTTCTGGGCTGGGTGGGGCGggctaggggagggagtgaaggagCGGGCGCCTCGGTAGGGATTGTCTTGGGTTCACCCCGTGGAGGCACTGCCTCCCTTCCCCGGCCTCAGGCCTCAGCTGTACGAGGGCTGGGACAGTGCCTCGTGCACGGGGCTGCTGTGCAGATTCACGATCCACATGTGTGAAGGCACAACTAAGGTGCTGAGAAAATGCAGGGGGCCGGGGAGCCTCGATTTCCTCTTAGGTCTTTGCCTAAGTTTTCCCTGCCTGAGGCTCTGCCAAGGGGCCAGCATGGACACCTGTTGGCTGGGGTTGGTGAAGCCTGCAGCACGAGGGGCATCCAGACCTGGGCCGTTCCCTGCAGAGGGAATGGAGGTATGAGCGGGAAAGGGCCTCGCCTGGCAGTGGCTTCAGAGCTTGCCGCCTGTGATTCTGTCCTGCAGAAGGAAGGGGAGTTCACCCTGCACTGCCGGGCCATCCTGGAGATGGAGCAGTACATCCGGGAGACGCACCCCGACGCCGTGAAGGTCTGCAACCTCTGCCACGGCCTCCTCATCCAGGTACCAAGTGGCGCCACTCCCCAGGGCTCCTGCAGGCACCTTTCAGAACGCTTCCTCTGGGCCCAGGCCTCCGCCACACCATTACCTCCTCAAAAGTGTCCGAGACAACCACACGAATGCCCGCCTCTTCTCCTCCCTGGTCCCTCGGGTTTTAGTCCAAGggctctttttatttatttttctccagaaagGCTCTCTGAAGTCTTGTGTAGCTGGCATCATCTCGGCAGTGACGTGGCGAACATGTCCGTCAACCGTTGATCTCTCACGGCATCTGTTTACACCGTGTACTTGGGGGCTTTCAGCGGGCAGGCTGGCGCTGGACttttatttcccttctgtttAACTCGTATCTTTCTGCACTTGTCAGCTCCACCGGGATGAGCCTCTTTGCACAGACATCCCTTGGGCAACCTGGTGATTGTTTCCTTGGGTTgaattcctggaagtggaatttctgggacAGTCTGcatgtttttttaaaggtttcGATCCACATTTCCTAATCGCCCTCTGAAAAGTTGTAGCTGTCTGTGTGCAGCCCGCAGGAGGCGAGCAGGGCTCTGAGGGCCATGAGTGCAGGGGGCCAGGGCCTGGCCTGCCGCCGCCACGCTCTGGCCTCCAGAGTCTTGAGCTGCTTCCAGCTCCGTTCATTTGTCAGAATTCTTTAATAAAACCCACTGCACTAAGGACTTGggatcattatcattattaatctGGGGCccagaagacaaaaatatatagCTTGCTGGACATATTCCTTCCAGTTTCCTGAAGGTTTGTGAACACGGAGGTGTGTACAAGACTCCACAGCTGTCGCCTTTCTTGTTTCAGGGTCAAAGCTGCGAGACCTGTGGGATCAAGATGCACTTACCTTGCGTTGCCAAGTATTTCCAGTCGAATTCTGAGCCACGCTGCCCCCACTGTAATGACTACTGGCCCCATGAGATACCAGGTTCGTGTCCCCGAGGCGCTCGCGGGTTCTCCAGGTTTCTGGGAAGGGCTGGGCTGGCAGGACTGAGTGCATGAACCTGAGTGTGGGGCCCTGGCAATGAGGGAGCACTTGGGGACAGGGAGCACTCAGACAATGGCTCCACGCATGTGCAGGTCTGCACTAGCAGGACCTGAACCCCACAAGTTGATGCAGCTTCTGCAGAAAGTGAAGGCCAACCTCATTGCACAGTTCCAAAGGCTCTCAGAACCCAGCAGAAATTCCAAAGTATGTGGGGGTCTGGTCAAGACAAGCCTGTCTCCCTGGCACCCATGTCAGGAGAGGGAGTAACAGCAGCATCCACGGCCCCGTCGGTCTGTTCATCTGTCACCTGGGGCTGGTTCTGCCTTCTTCACGGGGCAGAGGAGGGTTCCGGTGCAGGGTGTTAGGCCCTGCAGAGTCCTGGGCGCAGAGGGAGCTGTTGTTATGGGTGCAGCCACCTGCGTTCACAGCATCTTCCTGGCCTTTTCTGTGCACAGAAGTCTTCGACCCCGAGAAGGAGAGGGAAGCTGGCATCTCCAAATCAAACAAGAAGCCCCTGCGGTCCCGGCAGCACTAGCTGGCCCGCGCTGCGCAGGGCCGCTGCCTTCGGGGACGACTGCTGCAGCCCTGTGGGGAAGAGTGGCGTCCGTGCTCCGTGGGTCACGTGAGCACCCCTGGATGCTTTGTGGCCACTTACTGACAGGTTTAGAATAAAGCTCGCTAAGGAGTGGCTGAGCCTCAGTCTGTGTCGTGTGCCCCTCTGTAGGCGGTTCGCGTCttgtcccttccttctttcctggagCTCACTGGTGACTAGGAGCCCCTTGGTTTGGGTTCCAGCAGGTGACATTGGCAGAGCTCCTCCTGCACAGCACTGGCTCAGGGCAGCCTTGCCTTCAGTGCTCAGCCTGGGTCACTTGTCCCATCGACGCTGGCCAGCCCAACCTGGACTTGTGAGAGCCTTGGCCTTGGCCTCCCCAACGCCCCACAGTCCTGAACCTGCTCTGGCCCCAGATGCAGTTGGCCTGTGGGCACAAGGCTGGCAGGCTGGACTGGAGCTGTGCTCTCCTCACTGGCCCTCTGCCCCTGCTTGGTGACTGGCAGCCCCGCCCATCAGCTGCCCCTGCCAGAGCCAGGGAGTCAGCCTGAtgtctcctcctccctggccctcctgcATCACACCAGTGTCCAGATCCCGTGCAGTCCACCTGCCAGATGGCCCTCAGCCGCTGCCCTAGGCCATGTCTCCCCTCCACCTCTGCAGCAGCTCCCACTGCTCCTGGctccagcctgcctgcctgctccaGTCTTTTCCACCACAGTCATCTTCCCACCATGCCAGTCAGCACGGCGCGCCCCCGCTGAAGACCCTGGTGGCCACCACTGCACACAGGCTCAGGTCTCGACACGCAGGGTTCACAAGGCCAGATGGTGAAGCCCCTGCGCATCTCACTGCCTCTCCCCTTTCGCCTCCTCAGGCTACAGTGTTTCTTTCAGTCCTGGAACGAGACGTCCTGTTCTCACCTCTAGGCCTTTGCACAcattgttccctctgcctgcatgCTCTCCCCTcttgcctcctgcctctgccagctAACACCTGTCCACCCTTTAGATCTTGGCTAGGCTATCACCACTTCCAGCTCccggtcccccacctccctgTACTTCCTTGATGGTCACACTTGCCCTGCTATTTTAATTTCttgtctccctgtctctcttccaGCCCAGTGTCAGGCAGGACCCTTTTGGTCATGGCAGAAAATCCAACTCCAACTGGCTTAAACAAGGAAGGACTTGGCCAGAGGGGGTCCTTCAGGAGAGGCTTGACCTAGTGGTTCCAGTGATGTCACCAGCATCCATACTTCTGTCTCTGCTCTGTTGCCATTGAGCTGGCCTCATGCTTGGGGCCTATGAGATGGTCTCCCAAAAAATCTAAGCCACTTTCTTCGTGGTAGCAAAATGGCTGCTGTACTTGCAGGCCTCACACACCCTGCCCACGGGCGTCAGGAGAGGGGCAAGTCTCATTCAGTGGCCCCTGCCCTGGCAACACGCTCAGGGCTTACAGCTCCAACCTGGGTACGTATGGAGGTGGCGATGGGAATAGTCCACTTGACATTGGCTCCTCAGGGCTCACCTCTGAGCAGGGCTAGGGAGCCCCTCCAAAGCCGTGTGGCTGAGGGTGAGGGGTTCCCCTAAGCAAACTGAAGGTGCTATTCCCAGGCAGAGGGGAATGAGCTGTGGGCACCAATGGGCAGGGTGGCCTCCACCCATGCAGGCAGGGCCACTCTGCCTGGTTTACTCCATAACCCAGCACGGAGCAGGCGCCTAGGACGTAGTGAATGCATGACCCTTGCTGGGGGGCGCTGACCCTCCAGCCGCAGGCCTGTTCCGAgccctctgcccacctcccaggCTTTCACTGAAGcctctggagccagcccctgaaggCAGACACAAGCCCACTGATGAAGGGCTGTGGGTGTCCCTAACTGGGTGGCAAGGGCTGTAGTGTGTCAGGCAAGCACAGGAAACCGTCCCCAGCCAGCTTCACCAGAGAATGGGCTTCTTAGAAGGGTGTGAGGAAGCTTGTCGACATGACAAAGGCAGGAGAA
This window harbors:
- the NSMCE1 gene encoding non-structural maintenance of chromosomes element 1 homolog isoform X4, producing MTSSHTSGNATVEKLEDFINNINSVLESLYIEIKKGVTEDDGRPIYALVNLATTSVSKMASDFAENELDLFRKALELIIDSETGFASSTNILNLVDQLKGKKMRKKEAEQVLQKFVQHKWLVEKEGEFTLHCRAILEMEQYIRETHPDAVKVCNLCHGLLIQGQSCETCGIKMHLPCVAKYFQSNSEPRCPHCNDYWPHEIPEVFDPEKEREAGISKSNKKPLRSRQH
- the NSMCE1 gene encoding non-structural maintenance of chromosomes element 1 homolog isoform X1; this encodes MGAPRPPSPRPEGGAEAAFLPSPRRVWAALGRLVPSYMQGSTRRVGIMTDVHRRFLQLLMTHGVLEEWDVKRLQKHCYKVHDCNATVEKLEDFINNINSVLESLYIEIKKGVTEDDGRPIYALVNLATTSVSKMASDFAENELDLFRKALELIIDSETGFASSTNILNLVDQLKGKKMRKKEAEQVLQKFVQHKWLVEKEGEFTLHCRAILEMEQYIRETHPDAVKVCNLCHGLLIQGQSCETCGIKMHLPCVAKYFQSNSEPRCPHCNDYWPHEIPEVFDPEKEREAGISKSNKKPLRSRQH
- the NSMCE1 gene encoding non-structural maintenance of chromosomes element 1 homolog isoform X3, yielding MGAPRPPSPRPEGGAEAAFLPSPRRVWAALGRLGNATVEKLEDFINNINSVLESLYIEIKKGVTEDDGRPIYALVNLATTSVSKMASDFAENELDLFRKALELIIDSETGFASSTNILNLVDQLKGKKMRKKEAEQVLQKFVQHKWLVEKEGEFTLHCRAILEMEQYIRETHPDAVKVCNLCHGLLIQGQSCETCGIKMHLPCVAKYFQSNSEPRCPHCNDYWPHEIPEVFDPEKEREAGISKSNKKPLRSRQH
- the NSMCE1 gene encoding non-structural maintenance of chromosomes element 1 homolog isoform X5, whose product is MQGSTRRVGIMTDVHRRFLQLLMTHGVLEEWDVKRLQKHCYKVHDCNATVEKLEDFINNINSVLESLYIEIKKGVTEDDGRPIYALVNLATTSVSKMASDFAENELDLFRKALELIIDSETGFASSTNILNLVDQLKGKKMRKKEAEQVLQKFVQHKWLVEKEGEFTLHCRAILEMEQYIRETHPDAVKVCNLCHGLLIQGQSCETCGIKMHLPCVAKYFQSNSEPRCPHCNDYWPHEIPEVFDPEKEREAGISKSNKKPLRSRQH
- the NSMCE1 gene encoding non-structural maintenance of chromosomes element 1 homolog isoform X2; protein product: MTSSHTSVPSYMQGSTRRVGIMTDVHRRFLQLLMTHGVLEEWDVKRLQKHCYKVHDCNATVEKLEDFINNINSVLESLYIEIKKGVTEDDGRPIYALVNLATTSVSKMASDFAENELDLFRKALELIIDSETGFASSTNILNLVDQLKGKKMRKKEAEQVLQKFVQHKWLVEKEGEFTLHCRAILEMEQYIRETHPDAVKVCNLCHGLLIQGQSCETCGIKMHLPCVAKYFQSNSEPRCPHCNDYWPHEIPEVFDPEKEREAGISKSNKKPLRSRQH